The DNA region gggcgtaaaaattatagtataaaGGTAGAGATCATGGTTTGATTCTGCTAGTTGCTGTCTTATTCCTTGCCTTTAACTCCTGtagttttgtttggtttattgaTGCAGATCAGCAAGCTCGTTTGCAGCCCGTCTGGACAGTTGCAAACCTTAGAGCCTCATCTGGATGCTTATGTCATTTTTGTTTGATGACGTTTACTAAAAATGCCATATCTACAGTTTCAGACCTTTGATTGGAGCATGCTTTGCGGCgttgaaaagctaactcaaagatctacaaagtcatatttcataaGGTTTGGCAAGTTCTGATATTTAGTAGGTTAAAACGGGATGCAAAGGAAAGATTGGAAAGTTGGACAACACTATGTTTAATTTATGCACTTTTATTAAGTGTCCGTTCGGACGGAGTTGTTTCTTGTCCGGTCGAACcttgtaaaattacaatttccGACTTTAATTCGtacttttattaggtttagggtttgagggcctataaatacatgcttatagccacCAGAAACGcagttgttgattatatatgagttttattcAATAAGAAGCCTCAAAGTTGAGCCTTCTtctattttccttaaaaacataGAGAGTATCCGTTCcttattattgttatttgctacagcccactaagtcacgctgcatcagttggtatcaaagcctacgtgctttccatgaatggggaggggcAACCATTTTGCAAACATGAACGATGTGCATGTGTGCATGAAGGTAGCATGTAAAGGGCAACCAACGATTCGTTTGCGGCACATGGGTGGTGGGCCTAACGATCGTTGTCGCCAACCAAAGCCGTGATACACAAAGacggaaggcaaatctattgCTGAACATTGACAACAAATGGAGGAGCAAGTCTAGGCTATGAGGATTCAAATCGATACCCTCGCTACCTGATTATCCAACATGGGTGGTCATAATGGGAGTAGATCTGGAAACCCTTTTGCGGAGCGCTGAATGCATGGACGTCAGCACCATTTGCAAGCTCGTGGCAATCGGTGGGTGAACGGGTTCAAACTCAATATACCggaattccaaggttgcttgcaacccgAAGAGTTCATTGTaacagaaaaaatagaaaaaatcaacaaaaagaagGTGCCTAGAGAGGCGGCGGAGATTAGGAGTCAATCTGTTGCGAAGGAAGAAGATGGATTTATTGAGGAAGATTGCTTGGTAGATTGGGtctctccaccaatctatgacacTTATCTAGACGAAGAGGTGAGTTCTATACATCAAGTGCTTGAGGAAAGCCCTAAAAGAGAAGTCTATAATTTGGAAGTTCATTTCCTTGGAGTAGATGCTATCTTTTCAAAGATTTTTAACCAAAGTTGTGATAAGATTTATGGGGCGGAGACAATTTTTCTATCAAAGAGTGACGGGGTCTTTATGAGTAATTTGGGAATTCTCATGACATGTGGGAAGGGCAAGGCATGAGAAAAGCATGGCAACTCTACACGGCAAGGTGAGGTGCGGGGCCTTCAACATAATTGTCTGTTGATGATTAGGACCATCACGCATATTATAGGGTGTGGCCTTGTTGTGATTTTGAGGAGAGGAGAATGAAATGAGTTGACAAGGCATctgaaggaccgtggaaagaaccggcCGAGTTCGAGGTCGAATTCTCTCCAAtttggggagaatgatgcagattaGCAAGCTCATCTGCAGCTTGTCTAGACGATTGCAAACCCGAGAGCCTCATCTAGAGTCCTCATCCGGAGACCGTTCGGATGCCTATGCTATTTTTGTCTACTAAAatggccatatctagagttttaGACGTCTGATTCGAGCAAACTTTGTAGCGTTGGAaactaactcaaagatctacaaagtcatatttcacgAGGTTtggctaattccaatgtttactaggtcaaaacgggcTGTAAAAGGAAGACTGGAAAGCTGGATGATGCTATGTTTAATTGATGCACTTTTATTAAGTGTCTGTTTGGACGGGGGTGTTTCCCGTCCAGACGGGCCTCGTAGAATTACAATTTCCAactttaattcatatttttattaggtttaggatttgggggcctataaatacctacttatagcctctagaaacccagttgttgattatatatgagttttattcAATAAGAAGCCTCAAAATTGAGCGTTCTtctgttttccttcaaaacttagAAAGTATCTAGcgttttagagaagatttcttaaatTACTTGATAGAGTCAAGATTTAGAAATAACGATCaattctttattgttgttattcgctacagcctactaagtcacgctaTATCATTTATTCAGCAGAATAAGCTTGGCTTAGTTTTCTGCTGTCTTACTGTCCACAAGACTCTTTTTAGAACAATGTTTTGTTGCTTTGTTTAGGTGTTCTAATACTGTCTGTAGTATCTTTGTTGTTCAATCGTTATGTCGAATTGTGTGTTAATTGTTGATGAAAAGCCtactcataaaattaaaaaattaaaaaattaaaaaaaaaaaaaagaaaaaaagaaagaaagttgatGATTGGCAATTTATGATAATcgaaataacaaaaaaagctATCGGCTATTGTTTGTGCATGAGTATAAATGGAGAGAATCAATTTTTCAGAAAGTGGTAAATGTCAGCAGCCATGTTAGTAAAGAAGCTAGTAAATGTGTTTgtaaaaattcttttcaaagAATTGTTTCTTAAAACAATGTAttattttgagagaaaattgaaataatatttttgttctaaCTATTTTAAGGTTGTGGCATGCAAATCATGAGTGTTTATAGCTAAGATTCACCATAAACCAACGCTAAACAATCACATACATCTCTATTAACCCAAACACATCTCAGATCCCCATGTTTTTCCTGCCTTCCGAAGCAAACTAGTCGCTAGAACAGGCAAAATATCTGATTCTATCCATTCATCCCGCCACCTCTCACAGATAAGATAAGCTGCTAACATCTCAGGTTTTGTCACTGAGATTATGGTTTTGCAACTAAGATTGTACCCTTCACCTAACTTCGTTGTCTCCAAGCCTTAATAAAAGCCCCCATGCATCCTCCCTCCCTCACATATCAAACACGTagcaaattaatatatatcaagCAAAACCACAGCCCACCATGCATGCAAAGATGGCCAAGCAGGCTGCAGTCTTCTCCCTCTCACTTGTTTTTCTCTGCCTCTGCAGCACAACTTCAGGCCAGCTGGCGCCAGCTCAGGCCCCAGCTCAGGCCCCGGCTAAGCCTGCTGATACCCCGGCACCACGTGGCACCCCCGACGTCACCAAAATCCTCCAAAAGGCCGGAGGATTCACCATCCTAATCCGCCTCTTAAGGACCACTGCAGTGGCTGACCAAATCAAAGGACAGCTCGACAATTCAGACACTGGTTTCACACTTTTCGCTCCAACCGACTCCGCATTTTCCAACCTCAAATCGGGAACTTTAAACTCTCTCAGCAACGAAGAAAAGATCCGGCTCATGCAGTTTCACACCTTACCCAAATTTTATTCATTGGAGAACTTCGAAACTGTAACCAACCCGGTTCGAACGCAAGCAGGAGATACCAACCCCGGCGATTACCCGCTAAATTTGACAGCAGCCGGAGGCCAAGTCAACATTTCGACCGGCCTTGTGAATGCCACAGTGAGCGGTACATTATTTTCTGCTAAACAGCTTGCTGTGTATCGAGTGGACAAAGTTCTTCTTCCTCTGGACATCTTCGTTCCAAAGCCTCCAGCACCAGCGCCGGCACCAGTCAAGCCTAAGGCTAAGAAGGCAGCAGCTAGTCCAAAGAGTAGTAGCAGTACTACTACTACTCCTACACTGGTGGTTGATTCTGGTGCAGTGGCTCTCACAGAACATGGAATGCTGGTGTCCGTCGGATTTTCCGCTTTCATTGCAGCGTTTTCTCTCCGATAAAAACAGTGATGATTATCCAGAGAGTGCTTTCGAATAATTGCCATGTATTGGCCGTACCCTCTCCTTGTGTCTGCTTACTGTAAGGGTTGAGCtttattaccatttttttttaacgtcCTTTTCGTTTCCCAGCTTATGTACGGACTCTGAGAATTTGGCATACTTTTTCAAAAGAAGTTATGCCGAGGGCCGATAAATATACCTTTTTACTGATTATGGTGACAAAGGTTGTTCTATTCTATCAAGgcaagcttttattttttattttatttttttatttttggggtttGGAAGAATTATGGTGGGCCCAAATaagttttacctttttttttactGCGGATGGAGAGAAAGTTCTCTttgatttattcatttttaaattgggttgaaaaaaaaattcttacaatccaATTGGTTTAAAGGAAAGCTTTATCCTATTAATTTAAGCTATATGGTGCTTGACAAATCACAAGACCGAATGTGGGTAgtatgagtaattttataagtcatTATTATGTCTCTCTCTTATGTCACTTTAAGATTGAAGTggcatttaaaattacaattcaaTCAAAATTCTATAATGATCAGTTGTTGGTGATTTTAGGagctacatcattcttgaagtgacacaagagtgatttctagcattactcggatagtatattatgtttttaaaatgcatgtgagaatcatAAAAGTTCTAAAGACACATGTTTCAATACATACTCCGTTTAATTCCCTTAGATTTTGACATGCTTTAAAAACATATGCCAACTTAATAGATTGagttaaaagaattttctttaattgCGTTGAGAGGAAAAACGTAGTTCTATTAATTTAAGCTATACGGTTTGATACCACGGAACAATTAATAACCacaaaaaaattgagtaaatgGTGCTTGACAAGCCACAAGACCCGATCAACAAtggataatatatttaattgagatctaCTAAGTTTctcaattcttttttaaaaaagaaatttgttctaaaatgatgtgtcaccatacTATGtgatatattcttataataaataaaagtataagGTAATTAGATGATAACAcatcatttcaaattttgtaaaatatgaagctagtattgaatttttatccaaaataagTATGTGTTTGAGTAAAATGTTAAAAAGCACCAAGTATATGGTCTAGACAAATTAAGGTGTTTGTAAACTAAGTGCACtttaggctctgtttgtttcgatgtaaaaaaattttcattggaaaatgatttcaatgaaatcatttttcaatgtttGGTAAGTATGGAAAATCACAAATTTATagatattaaactttaaattacgataATGTCTCGACCTAGTCTCGACGGTGACCTTGTCGGGTCCCATGAGTCTCGATAAAGTCCAATCATGGTCGCGGCTAAGTCCCAGCAGTGGTTCGGTTGGGTCTCGACGAATTCAGACTAGGTCCTGACTGGGTCTCGACGGTGTCTCAGCCATGTCCTAGCGAAGTCCTGGCGGTGGCCCCGCAAAGTCCCAAAAAGTTCCTGGCGGTGTCTCGGTGAGTCTCGATTGGGTCCTGGTCGGGTCCCAGCGAGTCCCGATCGAGTCCCAAGAAAGTTCGGCCCGATGAGAAACCGACGGTGTCCTGATCGGGTCCAGGTGGTGTCCTTAAAGAAGTCCTGATCAGATCCTGGAGGTGTCTCAACTAGGTCTTGGTGGTGTCTTAGCCAGATCCCAACGAAGTCCTAGCAGTGGTTCTACGAAGTCCCAAACATTTCCCGGCAGGGTCCCGATCGGGTCCCGATGAGTTTTGATTGGCTCCCTGCAAGTAGAGGTGGCAAAACGGGTCAGCGGGTCGACCTGTTTACAACCCGTAATGACTCATGACCCGTTTAAGGTAAACCCAAACATGATTTGTTTAGCAAACGGGTTGATCCCACCAAACTCAAACACGACACGACAATTTCACGGGTCCCCCGACACACCCCACTTAACTCATTTagcttagattttttttttttttttaaatgaaattgatgaGTTGGGCCATAAACGGGTGAAATAACGTTTATCAACATAACTGTGTCACTTGACCCATTTATCAAAATAAGCGGGTCATAAACTGGTcaattgacccgtttatgatCCAAACCCGTTAAGGGTAAACCCAAACTCGGTAATTTCGCGTCGTATTCGTGTCGGATtagcgggtcgtgtcaaaattgccagccctgcCTGCaaggtcccggtcaggtcccaggGAAGTCTGGGTGGTGGCTCGATAGGGTCCCAACGAGTTTTGATCGGGTTTTGGCGAGTCCCGGTCGGGTCCCAACACGGTCCCGGGGAAGTTCGGGGGGTGGCTCGGCAGGTCCCGGCGGTGTCCCAATAgggtcccgatcaggtcccAATGAGGTCAGTTTCCTACCTTTTGTATTTTCGCActgctttattttgttttaggtttgttaTTGCAGAGCCCAccctattttcatttttatgatTGTCCACTCATTTCTTTGGGATTATAATTGGAAGTGATCCTCCCctgtaattatttttcttattcaattaaacaaaaaaaaaaaaaaattcttggacAAATAGGAAAGTTGGATGAAACCGCATCGTCCACTCAATTCTTTGGGATCATAATTGGAAATGATCCTCccctataattatttttcttattcaatttaaaaaaaaaatcttggacaAATAGGAAAGTTGGATGAAACCACATCGTCCACTCAATTCTTTGGGATCATAATTGGAAATGATCCTCCCCtatgattatttttcttattcaattaaaaaaaaaaaaaatcttggacaAATAGGAAAGTTGGATAAAACCACCACAATTATCCCCAACCGATTTCAtgtgagaaaaataaacattagTTAATATATTCATCAAGCCTATAAGACCCATTTATATTATTGTTGGCTATGTTATTCtaccctttcttttcttttgggttaaaggaatatatttaaaaactaTCTTCCGAAGGGATTTTTGAATTACCATTAAGACACGACACTTGCAAGATACATGTATTGAAATTCGAATACagcttacatgttgttattttaataacagcatgtatattgtagtttaatcaaccaTAAAAGATTAGGAATAGGACATCTCTAGTCCATTATAGACtagagaatatctagttcatgACTAGGATTTTATCTCAGAAATCCTATGgtcacaaatgagacacatatcacactaataaaaataataataaaatattattttaaattaaaaaaattaagaaaaaaaaatNNNNNNNNNNNNNNNNNNNNNNNNNNNNNNNNAGTTCATAGCTAGGATTTCATCTCAGAAATCATATGGCAataaatgagacacatatcacactaataaaaataataataaaatattattttaaattaaaaaaattaagaaaaataaaaaataaaaagaaggaggtggctggccaccatAGGGGGTGGCCTTTTTGGGTAGTGGGTGGCCAGggggtttcggccacccccatcttgcAAAANNNNNNNNNNNNNNNNNNNNNNNNNNNNNNNNNNNNNNNNNNNNNNNNNNNNNNNNNNNNNNNNNNNNNNNNNNNNNNNNNNNNNNNNNNNNNNNNNNNNNNNNNNNNNNNNNNNNNNtttttcttttttttcttaaatttttattaatcttttttaatttaaaataatattttattattattttacttagTGGGATATTTGTCCTATTTGTGGCCATAGGATTTCTGAGATGAAATCTTAGCCATGAACCGGAtgaaatcctagccatgaactagatattctccagtccataatggactggagaggatcctgttccaaaAGATTGAATCTTCAAGTTAATTTACTATTAGAAGGTttttaataggagagaaaaaatgaagagaaattttgaaaaattcagttTTGACCCTTAATTAAACTACAGTATGTAAGCCGAATCCTTGAAATTCATTAGTTGCAataaattatcataattaatttgttatgaaaaggaaaaaggattTTGAAAggattgaaataaaaatttcgcAATTTGCAGTGAATATAGATTATTagaatctcatattttctttctttagaaaCTGAAAAAGCAAGAACATTCACTCAAAAGACCATTACAACAAATTGCACAAAGCAGAGCAGGTTTTCACCATATTTGAGAAACCAAAAACCGGATAAGAAATTAGATTAAACGGTTTCCTTTCAATCTTTTCTCTTCTACTTCCCCAGTAAGCTTGTGGGAAACAAATGAGTTTTCATGGATAAGTATAATTATATGTGAAAGCAAAAGAATTGATATCTTTTTTTCCCCCCACACACAACTAAGATCCCCTCTCTTTTTCCTACCTTCCCAAGCAAACTAGTTGCTAAAACAACCAAATCTCCCGTTCTATCCTTTCATCCCCTCCACCTTTCCAAGACATATAAGCTGGAAACAACTAAGAATTTGTAACTAGATTTCTACCCTTTCACCTAACTACACTCTCTCCCGGCCTCAATAAAAACCCTCTCCTCCAGCCCATACATATCAAGCACCATTTGAAAATTTCTCAAGCACAAACACCGCCACTCACACAAAATAACATTACAAACATGACCAAACAGGCAGTGGTCTTCTCCCTCTCAATTCTACTTGTATTTCTCTTCCATTGCATTACAACTACAGCCCAGCCAGCCGCGGCTCCTGCCAAGCCCGCCGATGCCCCGACCCAGCCTGCCAGTCCCCCAGCCCAGCCTGCCAAGGCCCCAGCCCAGCCAGCCAAGATACCAGTGCAGACTGGTCCCACCGACATTACCAAAATCCTCAAAAAGGCCGGTGGGTACTCGGTGTTTATCCGCCTCTTAAAGAGCACAGGCGTTGCTGGGCAACTATTCGGGCAGCTCAACGATTCAAGCATTGGGTTTACCATATTTGCTCCTACTGATTCGGCATTCTCAAACCTCAAAGCGGGTACTCTAAACTCTTTGTCTGACCTACAAAAGACCCAACTAATACAATTTCATATCTTAAACACCGTTGTTACTCTCACAAACTTTCAAACCTTGAGCAATCCAGTGCCGACAGAAGCCGGAGATGTCAGCAACAATGAGTTTCCACTGAACATTACCACAGATGGAAACCAAGTTAACATCTCCACTGGCCTTGTGAACGCCACTGTGGGCGGTACAGTATATTCGGATGACCAGCTTGCTATTTATCAGGTGAGCAAAGTACTTCTTCCACTAGACATTTTTGCTCCCAAGCCTAAAGTAGCAGCGGCACCAGTGTCGTCAAAGCCCAAGACAAATGAGGGTGCTGCGGAGAGTCCATCTGGTGCTTCTAAAGTGGATGAGGCTGCTGCAGTGAGAGACTGCAGGCATGAAATGTTGGCATCCATTGGAGTTGCTGTTGTTGCATTCTTTGTGATGAAAGGAACTTAATGGATTGGATTATATGTGCCAGTGCTCTGGCGGGCTTCTGTTGTCTAGTGCCGCAAGATTTACTGAGTTGGGTTCAATGGTCGTGATCAACCATCTTTCCTTGTCCCATCTAtctgtattttcttttctttttcatttttgccaAGCTTGTCAATGTTAAAGGTAGAAGTTCTGCCCAGAAAAATGGGTGGAAGTCAGAGGGctatttttgatgtttttacttttcatcTGTACTGTTCTTTCTGGCTTTCACATTTGAAGAGTCTATGcatttgtgaattttttattgaatctCCTGAAAAGTTGTGTAAGTGGTCTTAAGCATTCATTTTTCACTTCTGAACTCTTTGAGAAATGTACCAACCTTCATCATACACCGTTTGGTCGGTGGCATATATTGCCTTCCCTACGTCAGGCGTTTGAAGGTTGGAAGAGCCAGGCCAAGAGAACAAGAACTCTCTACATAAATGTATTTCAGAGCAAATGCTTTTGAATGTTTGGAATTGGAGTAGACTTATTTACTGTTTATTCTgcttaattatttagttatcTTTTAGTTTCCCCGGCCCAGCAGCTTTCATGCTCAGTTCTTCCATCACGAAAATAATTTCGGAGCCTGTGGATCCGAAATGAAAGGCAATCTCCAATGGCTAACACACACAAGGAAAATGCCAACAAAGGAGAATGCCGTGGATAAATGCAGTCTAAATCAATGACAAATCGTGCAACAACAATTCAGTAAATTACCTGATTTATATTGTATCAGAGCAGTGAAGAATGACCTACGTCGTCACCCAACACCCGACAccattcctttctttttctctttgaaacctTTCGTCGAACACTCTCTCTGCACCCGTGGCGGCCTCTCATCATATTCAAGCCACCACCAGGCCAACTACCACTGTATCCAACTTCCCCACCTCGTCACCGCCAAGCTCCCCAAAAGCAACTTCCTTGTATGGCGTGCCCAGGTTGGACTTGATCTCTATCGCTCTTTCAATGAGCCTGCTACACCACCGCACCCAAACACCTCCACCACCAGTGATGGATCCCTCCCCATAGCCTTCAACCCAAAGACCCTTCGATAGGCTCAACAAGGGAAACGGCctataacaacaacaaaattatgTGGACAAATACTAATGGATATGCTACAGCTCAACAGAATCTATCAAAAAATAAACTACAAATTGCAGATTGTAAAATTCTGTAATCCAAGCAAGTCATCAAGAGACAGTATCACTAGTCAGCCAAAGTAGTTGtagaaaattgtaatatttaagAATGTTCAAAGAGCCCCAAACAGGACAGCAACCTATGCAAGGTGCACACGAATGTTCATGCAATCATACCCAAATATAGTGTCATGGGCAccctatataaatatatgaataaaGTTCGGGTTAAATATCTTTCAACCCATGTAGTTCGAGCCACCCCTttccccacttttttttttaaaattagtttaTAGACACATGTCAACTTTTNNNNNNNNNNNNNNNNNNNNNNNNNNNNNNNNNNNNNNNNNNNNNNNNNNNNNNNNNNNNNNNNNNNNNNNNNGAATTAAAATCGATggagtaaaaaataaagttgttaaaccacagggaattgaaatgtatttaacccttaaatttaacATAAGACCAAAActttgataatttaaaaaataatataaggtttatttttaaatgtcatattttataattactagcttattataataattcaagaatttttaaaagattatcggtaaccaattttcttttcttcaatcaATTAGCTAATTGgctattaaaaatgaaaaatcttcTTCAAATCATTTTGAATCATATTTCGTTACTTAACAATATAAACTCCcatatcaaataaatttaagCATTCATAAAGTTTAATCCTTATAAATTGGAACATGTTAAATAttggaaaatgttaggtgttcttctgaTGTCTTCCTAAccgtgatgtgacttttaaaatcaccaatagattaaaagtcaataatgataaattcaaattcaaccataattttaaaaaccacatcacagttgggagggcacaaggagaacactagaagaatacctagcatttcccttaaatatttgtttagtttaaaaCAAAAGGAATTATAACggaaaaatttatcaaaatgaaaacttGGATTAATCAATAATAGAAAATGAATAAAGTCATAAAAACCCAGCCAACTACAATCTATCATATCCAACAACATTATCATTTTTCCTCAATTGGAAAATACTTTTCTCTCATACTAATATTACTACTAATATGGAATTCAGCAACTGAACTTTCTTCTCATCaactaattttttaagaaagagTTCTATTACACTAACATAAATAGAAGTGTGCTAAAATATATGAGAATGTTGATATCTGACCTGcttactcattttataaacAATTTATACTTTTAAGAGGAAAGAAAGACAGAAAGAAAAATAGCCTAGGAATATAGGAGCACCTAAAAACAAAGACGTGAATGGAAAAATCAGACATGAACTATTAGAAAATAAGGACGAAAATAGAAGAACTGGGCATAGGAAATACagataaaaaatggaaaatgaagaatactaatataataaaaaagaactaaCTTTTTTTCTGTACTTTTCCCGGTtctaataaaattcaaaatgtaTAGGAAGAAATCTAGTAAAATAgagattttttccttttgactaCCATTTGTATATATAACGTAAAAGAAACAACTTTTAGGGGAAAAAAAGCTACACAATGAACAACAACGTAAATTAAAAAATCCTAATAGCTTGTATGAAAAATAACGATACATATAAAACTCTTTCTCCTACACATATTTCCCTGAAgtcaatgtaaaatatttaaaagaacaaataatcaatttgaataaataataatcgGCATACCTCAACAAAAATAACCATATAAAAACTCTCTTTCACTATAATTTTCctgaaattcaatttaaaatttacaaaagaaagagtaatcaattagaataaaaaaagtaatatatgaggatacaaaaagaaaattaaaatatactTAAACATGACTGCGGACAATGTAGATTTGGAGTAGAGGTGTTTAGACATCATGGATAGACGTCCAAACGTGATAGTTAATTAGCGTAATTGACCCTAGTTGCGTCTAGACAATAAACTTACATGTCATAACACCATTGCAGACAAATCATAGACTTCTATGTAAAGCCTACCTTCTCTCAACACTAGACATCTCTTAGGCACACGAAATTTTAGAGCCTCCTAGAGAGTTTTAGAGAGACCAGTCGCAAGAGCTTGTAGTGATCATACCACATAAGACTCTTGATGGTTGATTCCAAGAAACCTTACTTGTGAAGATTATTTGAAGGGGATTCAAGTGAACATGATGCGACCGCACAATTGAAGATACAAAGAAAATTTGCCAGTGGTGATCGGTAAGCAGTTCATTCATTGAAGAACAACCAGCTAGGGAGTTCAAGTAAAGAGTCGTGAGGAGCGCATCATTCTATAGAGTGATATGGTAAAATTAATAAGGAGTAAGATTTGctattttttgtagttttttcttCAGTTGATTGGGTGGAATCCTGGGTTTGACTAAGCGAAAAGGTTTTTCCTTGGTACAAGGTTTTTCCTCTTGATCAACAAATctttttgttatgtgtttgtcggattattgtttttataattgAGTAGtttattcttatatttattattcacTACGTGTTGGGTGTCAAAATATTAAGAATTGCTTCAACTCTTGTATTTCTCAGACCCAAACCTACAATTTGCTACAAACTTCTATCAAAACCTAATCCCAAGCATGACCACAACTTCTAACTAGTCCTAGAAATTATATCAATCAACATCTATCATGTT from Corylus avellana chromosome ca10, CavTom2PMs-1.0 includes:
- the LOC132164539 gene encoding fasciclin-like arabinogalactan protein 12 yields the protein MHAKMAKQAAVFSLSLVFLCLCSTTSGQLAPAQAPAQAPAKPADTPAPRGTPDVTKILQKAGGFTILIRLLRTTAVADQIKGQLDNSDTGFTLFAPTDSAFSNLKSGTLNSLSNEEKIRLMQFHTLPKFYSLENFETVTNPVRTQAGDTNPGDYPLNLTAAGGQVNISTGLVNATVSGTLFSAKQLAVYRVDKVLLPLDIFVPKPPAPAPAPVKPKAKKAAASPKSSSSTTTTPTLVVDSGAVALTEHGMLVSVGFSAFIAAFSLR
- the LOC132164248 gene encoding fasciclin-like arabinogalactan protein 12 encodes the protein MTKQAVVFSLSILLVFLFHCITTTAQPAAAPAKPADAPTQPASPPAQPAKAPAQPAKIPVQTGPTDITKILKKAGGYSVFIRLLKSTGVAGQLFGQLNDSSIGFTIFAPTDSAFSNLKAGTLNSLSDLQKTQLIQFHILNTVVTLTNFQTLSNPVPTEAGDVSNNEFPLNITTDGNQVNISTGLVNATVGGTVYSDDQLAIYQVSKVLLPLDIFAPKPKVAAAPVSSKPKTNEGAAESPSGASKVDEAAAVRDCRHEMLASIGVAVVAFFVMKGT